A window of Gemmatimonadales bacterium contains these coding sequences:
- a CDS encoding ABC transporter permease gives MPLVASRRARGGIVADVGRWSTEAARAVADVPTWRPLLLGQMRRLGVDSVPIAVFIAVFTGIVLALLSSYIFTGAVPLYFVGSLVGKTIMMELGPVLTGMALAGRVGANIAAELGTMRVTEQVDALESLSYDRSAYLVVPRVLAATLMFPVVTSFAIAVGVGAGWLTSINLLQLSTPDFLKGLRLFYHFKDVWFGLVKSASFGAAVALMGCVQGLSTEGGAEGVGRATTRAVVHGCQAILVLDAFWALVLL, from the coding sequence GTGCCCCTCGTCGCTTCCCGTCGTGCCAGGGGCGGGATCGTGGCGGACGTGGGCCGCTGGAGCACCGAGGCGGCTCGCGCCGTGGCCGACGTCCCCACCTGGCGGCCGCTTCTGCTTGGCCAGATGCGTCGACTCGGCGTCGATTCGGTGCCGATCGCCGTGTTCATCGCCGTCTTCACCGGCATCGTCCTGGCACTCCTCTCCTCCTACATCTTCACCGGCGCCGTGCCCCTCTACTTCGTGGGCTCGCTCGTCGGCAAGACGATCATGATGGAGCTGGGCCCGGTGCTCACCGGGATGGCGCTCGCGGGCCGGGTGGGCGCCAACATCGCGGCCGAGCTGGGCACCATGCGGGTCACCGAACAGGTCGACGCGCTGGAGTCGCTCTCCTACGACCGGAGTGCCTACCTCGTGGTCCCCCGCGTGCTCGCGGCCACGCTGATGTTTCCGGTGGTGACGAGCTTTGCGATTGCCGTCGGCGTCGGCGCGGGATGGCTCACGTCGATCAACCTGCTCCAGCTCAGCACGCCCGATTTCCTCAAGGGCCTGCGCCTCTTCTACCACTTCAAGGACGTCTGGTTCGGCCTGGTGAAGAGCGCGAGCTTCGGCGCCGCCGTCGCCCTCATGGGCTGCGTCCAGGGTCTCTCGACCGAGGGCGGCGCCGAGGGCGTCGGCCGAGCGACGACTC
- a CDS encoding RNA polymerase sigma factor RpoD/SigA encodes MPKKKPEPERRNPERARAAPVPPSERLSDDLTTAEILAQTPPKPRRPRKRETAKSLGVYDADRDILDQYLFEVSKTPLLTPPQEIAIARRVRAGDQEAMQELVKRNLRFVISVAKKYQNRGLPLTDLIGEGNVGLLTAARKFDPDQGVKFISYAVWWIRQAILAALARHGRTVRVPLNRTADLSKIVRTAEALRQELRREPTPEEISHAVGLSLDVVQSLAALNTSDVRLDAPLDPEGDRSMIERFIVDDQSDAEEQAMDRFLSDEIEQALRTLPPRDAKVLRLYFGLDGGREHTLEEIGGMLGVTRERVRQLRDRALKRLRQGDVGRALASFAA; translated from the coding sequence ATGCCGAAGAAGAAGCCCGAGCCCGAGAGACGGAACCCCGAGCGCGCCCGCGCCGCGCCGGTCCCGCCGTCCGAGCGCCTGAGCGACGATCTCACCACGGCCGAAATCCTGGCGCAGACGCCGCCCAAGCCGCGCCGCCCTCGAAAGCGGGAGACCGCCAAGAGCCTCGGCGTGTACGACGCCGACCGCGACATCCTCGATCAGTATCTCTTCGAGGTGAGCAAGACGCCGCTACTCACACCGCCGCAGGAGATCGCCATCGCGCGACGGGTGCGCGCCGGCGACCAGGAGGCGATGCAGGAGCTGGTGAAGCGCAACCTGCGGTTCGTCATCTCGGTCGCCAAGAAATATCAGAACCGCGGGCTCCCGCTCACCGATCTCATCGGCGAGGGCAATGTCGGGTTGCTCACCGCCGCCCGCAAGTTCGACCCCGACCAGGGCGTCAAGTTCATCTCCTACGCGGTCTGGTGGATCCGGCAGGCCATCCTCGCAGCACTCGCGCGGCACGGGCGCACCGTGCGCGTACCGCTCAACCGCACGGCCGACCTCTCGAAGATCGTGCGCACGGCCGAGGCGCTCCGGCAGGAGCTTCGGCGGGAGCCTACGCCGGAAGAGATCTCCCACGCGGTGGGGCTCTCGCTCGACGTGGTGCAGTCACTCGCGGCGCTCAACACGAGCGACGTGCGGCTCGACGCGCCGCTCGATCCGGAAGGCGACCGCTCGATGATCGAGCGGTTCATCGTGGACGACCAGTCCGACGCCGAAGAGCAGGCCATGGACCGATTCCTCTCCGATGAGATCGAGCAGGCGCTCCGAACCCTGCCGCCGCGCGATGCCAAGGTGCTCCGGCTCTACTTCGGGCTGGACGGCGGGCGGGAGCACACGCTGGAGGAGATCGGCGGGATGCTCGGTGTCACGCGTGAGCGGGTGCGACAGCTCCGCGACCGGGCGCTCAAGCGGCTCCGGCAGGGCGACGTGGGGCGGGCGCTCGCGAGCTTTGCCGCATGA